In the Synechococcus sp. UW179A genome, one interval contains:
- a CDS encoding zinc ribbon domain-containing protein: protein MASYDSEPTRYVCTECGCTSYETGQIRVSGGFWSSMFDVGNKRYNAVSCTRCGFTKFYKRTVSGVQQVFDFLGNG, encoded by the coding sequence ATGGCTTCTTATGACAGTGAACCTACTCGGTATGTGTGCACTGAATGTGGATGCACTTCTTACGAAACTGGTCAAATTCGTGTCTCCGGTGGATTTTGGAGCAGCATGTTTGACGTCGGCAACAAGCGCTACAACGCAGTTTCATGTACCAGGTGTGGTTTCACGAAGTTCTACAAAAGAACGGTGAGTGGAGTCCAGCAGGTATTTGATTTCCTTGGCAACGGCTAG
- the glnA gene encoding type I glutamate--ammonia ligase, protein MAKTAQDVLRQIKDEGIELIDLKFTDLHGKWQHLTVCQDLIEPDSFTEGLAFDGSSIRGWKAINASDMAMVPDPATAWIDPFYKHKTLSMICSIQDPRTGEAYERCPRALAQKALTYLASTGLADTAFFGPEPEFFLFDDVRYNSAEGGSFYSVDTIEAGWNTGRIEEGGNLAYKIQEKEGYFPVAPNDTAQDIRSEMLLMMAQLGIPIEKHHHEVAGAGQHELGMKFAELIQAADNVMTYKYIVRNVAKKYGKTATFMPKPVFNDNGSGMHVHQSLWKGGQPLFFGEGTYANLSQTARWYIGGILKHAPSFLAFTNPTTNSYKRLVPGFEAPVNLVYSEGNRSAAVRIPLTGPSPKAKRLEFRSGDALANPYLAFSAMMMAGIDGIKNQIDPGDGVDVDLFELAADELKKIATVPASLNGALEALNADHHYLLEGGVFTKDFIDNWIDLKYEEVQQLRQRPHPHEFVMYYDA, encoded by the coding sequence ATGGCTAAAACCGCCCAGGACGTGCTTCGTCAGATCAAAGATGAAGGCATCGAACTAATCGACCTTAAGTTCACGGACCTGCACGGCAAGTGGCAGCACCTCACTGTCTGTCAGGACCTGATCGAGCCTGATTCCTTCACGGAAGGCCTGGCCTTCGACGGCTCCTCCATTCGTGGATGGAAGGCGATCAACGCTTCAGACATGGCCATGGTGCCCGATCCAGCAACCGCCTGGATTGATCCGTTCTACAAGCACAAAACCCTGAGCATGATCTGCTCGATTCAGGATCCCCGTACAGGAGAAGCCTACGAGCGCTGTCCTAGAGCTCTTGCCCAGAAAGCACTGACTTACCTGGCCAGCACAGGGCTTGCCGATACGGCATTCTTCGGTCCTGAGCCGGAATTCTTCCTGTTCGACGACGTGCGTTACAACTCCGCTGAAGGCGGTTCGTTCTACAGCGTTGACACCATCGAAGCCGGCTGGAATACAGGCCGGATCGAAGAGGGCGGCAACCTCGCTTACAAAATTCAGGAGAAAGAGGGGTATTTCCCAGTCGCGCCGAACGACACCGCCCAAGACATCCGTTCGGAAATGCTGCTGATGATGGCTCAGTTGGGCATTCCCATCGAAAAGCACCATCACGAAGTGGCTGGCGCGGGTCAGCACGAACTAGGCATGAAGTTCGCCGAGCTGATTCAGGCAGCCGACAACGTGATGACGTACAAGTACATCGTGCGCAATGTCGCCAAGAAGTACGGCAAAACAGCCACCTTTATGCCCAAGCCGGTCTTTAACGACAACGGCTCAGGTATGCACGTGCACCAAAGTCTCTGGAAAGGAGGGCAACCCTTGTTCTTCGGGGAAGGAACCTACGCCAATCTCTCCCAGACAGCACGCTGGTACATCGGCGGCATCCTCAAGCATGCACCGTCATTCCTGGCCTTCACCAACCCTACGACCAACAGCTATAAGCGACTGGTTCCAGGTTTTGAAGCCCCTGTAAACCTCGTTTATTCAGAAGGAAATCGCTCCGCTGCCGTGCGCATCCCGCTCACCGGCCCCAGCCCGAAGGCCAAGCGGCTTGAGTTCCGCTCTGGTGACGCTCTGGCCAATCCTTACCTCGCTTTCAGCGCGATGATGATGGCCGGTATCGACGGCATCAAGAATCAGATCGACCCCGGTGACGGAGTGGACGTTGACCTGTTTGAACTGGCCGCTGATGAACTGAAGAAGATCGCCACTGTGCCTGCCTCCTTGAATGGGGCACTCGAAGCCCTGAACGCCGACCACCACTATTTGCTGGAAGGCGGAGTCTTCACCAAGGACTTCATCGACAACTGGATCGACCTGAAATACGAAGAGGTGCAGCAGTTGCGTCAGCGGCCACATCCCCACGAATTCGTGATGTATTACGACGCCTGA
- a CDS encoding alanine--glyoxylate aminotransferase family protein, whose protein sequence is MTHPHLSVDPCHRCSIGPIDTPDRLLLGPGPSNAHPTVLQALSRTPIGHLDPLYVELMGEVQELLRYAWQTDNRLTLPMSGTGSSAMEATLANTVEPGDTVLVAVKGYFGNRLMDMAGRYRANVQVIEKPWGESFSLEEIEAGIKKHKPAILAMVHAETSTGICQPMEGIGDLCHEHDCLLLLDTVTSLGGVPVFLDAWKVDLAYSCSQKGLSCPPGLGPFTMGPRAEAKLAARQDKVPNWYLDVSLLNQYWGSDRVYHHTAPVNMNFGMREALRLLSEEGLDNAWARHRRNAEALWTGLESLGLEMHATEELRLPTLTTVRIPEDVDGKAFSSHLLNNHGIEVGGGLGVLAGKIWRIGLMGYNSTPENVDLLLNLFETELPRFRQNAAVAA, encoded by the coding sequence ATGACGCACCCTCACCTGTCGGTTGACCCGTGCCATCGATGCTCCATCGGTCCGATTGACACACCCGACCGCTTGTTGCTCGGTCCCGGCCCCTCCAATGCTCACCCAACTGTTCTGCAGGCCCTTTCACGCACGCCGATCGGTCACCTCGATCCGCTTTATGTGGAACTTATGGGTGAGGTTCAAGAGCTGTTGCGCTACGCCTGGCAGACCGACAACCGCCTGACCCTGCCGATGAGTGGCACGGGTAGTTCAGCCATGGAAGCCACGCTGGCCAATACGGTTGAACCCGGCGACACGGTTCTGGTTGCCGTGAAGGGATACTTCGGCAACCGCCTGATGGATATGGCGGGTCGTTACCGCGCCAATGTTCAGGTGATCGAGAAACCCTGGGGTGAGTCTTTCAGCCTTGAGGAGATCGAAGCGGGGATCAAAAAACACAAGCCAGCGATCTTGGCAATGGTCCATGCCGAAACGTCCACCGGCATCTGTCAGCCGATGGAGGGTATCGGAGATCTGTGCCATGAGCATGACTGCCTGCTACTGCTCGACACGGTGACCTCCCTCGGTGGCGTGCCTGTCTTTCTGGATGCCTGGAAGGTCGATCTGGCCTACAGCTGCAGCCAGAAGGGTCTTAGCTGCCCTCCCGGCCTCGGTCCCTTCACGATGGGCCCGCGGGCAGAGGCCAAGCTGGCTGCGCGCCAAGACAAAGTTCCCAACTGGTATCTGGATGTCTCTCTGTTGAACCAGTACTGGGGCAGTGATCGTGTTTACCACCACACCGCTCCGGTGAATATGAACTTCGGCATGCGTGAAGCCCTTCGTCTTCTTTCTGAAGAAGGCCTGGACAATGCCTGGGCACGTCACCGTCGCAACGCGGAGGCGCTCTGGACTGGCCTTGAATCTCTCGGACTGGAAATGCATGCGACAGAAGAGCTGCGATTGCCCACGCTCACCACGGTTCGTATTCCAGAGGATGTGGATGGCAAGGCCTTCTCCTCTCACCTGCTCAACAACCACGGCATCGAAGTCGGGGGTGGACTCGGTGTGCTCGCCGGCAAGATTTGGCGGATCGGTCTGATGGGTTACAACTCCACACCTGAAAATGTGGACCTTCTGCTCAATCTTTTTGAGACCGAGCTGCCTCGTTTCCGGCAAAACGCTGCCGTCGCTGCCTGA
- a CDS encoding SDR family NAD(P)-dependent oxidoreductase: MSNRLSGKVALITGGSSGIGRGIAKRFVAEGAQVAVIGRDERRLRELKNELGENLQTMQGDVTNHEKLKDMIEDAKNNFGFIDTLVCSAGIGYRLPLQKATLEEFDLTISVNVRSIFDLIRIAEKDLKSGNSSILLISSIAGHVTFTDHVIYSAAKAAVTKMTANFAIDLADKCIRVNAISPGFIETPIFDQRLKQDPDFFKKMGSLVPLKRMGVPEDIANAATFLCSDEASYITGVDLVVDGGYVHQGLLPMKKNQN; the protein is encoded by the coding sequence ATGTCAAATCGTTTGTCTGGAAAAGTTGCATTAATCACAGGAGGAAGCAGTGGAATTGGTCGAGGTATTGCTAAGCGCTTTGTCGCCGAGGGAGCCCAAGTTGCCGTGATTGGCAGGGACGAGAGAAGACTCAGAGAGTTAAAAAATGAATTAGGAGAAAACCTGCAGACTATGCAGGGAGATGTAACAAATCATGAAAAACTGAAAGATATGATTGAAGACGCCAAAAACAATTTTGGCTTCATAGACACATTGGTCTGTAGTGCTGGAATTGGTTATAGGCTGCCGCTACAAAAAGCAACTCTTGAGGAGTTCGACCTCACAATTAGTGTAAATGTGAGGTCTATCTTTGATTTAATTAGGATTGCTGAAAAAGACTTGAAAAGTGGGAATTCGTCAATTCTGTTGATATCATCCATCGCAGGTCACGTGACATTTACAGATCATGTAATATACTCCGCTGCGAAAGCTGCAGTTACAAAGATGACGGCTAATTTTGCTATTGATCTTGCCGATAAATGTATTCGAGTCAATGCTATTTCACCTGGATTTATCGAAACGCCAATCTTCGATCAAAGGTTGAAGCAGGACCCTGATTTTTTCAAAAAAATGGGGAGTTTAGTCCCTCTCAAGCGAATGGGAGTGCCGGAAGATATAGCGAATGCAGCCACGTTTTTATGTAGCGACGAAGCATCTTATATTACTGGAGTCGATCTAGTTGTTGATGGTGGTTATGTTCATCAGGGCTTATTGCCTATGAAAAAAAACCAAAACTGA
- a CDS encoding allophycocyanin subunit beta, with amino-acid sequence MRDAITGLIGQYDQLGRYLDRSAIDRIESYFDEAEVRVLAVEIINREASELVREASQRLFQADPELLLPGGNAYTTRRLAACLRDMDYFLRYASYSLIAGDSTILNERVLNGLDDTYKSLGVPTGPTVRSMVLLADVLCERLLNEGVRQDRCALVRQPFEHMASGLAASDVRQR; translated from the coding sequence ATGCGCGATGCCATCACCGGACTGATCGGTCAGTACGACCAGCTGGGTCGCTATCTCGATCGTTCTGCAATCGATCGCATCGAGAGCTATTTCGATGAAGCGGAAGTTCGCGTTCTTGCAGTTGAGATCATCAACCGTGAAGCCTCTGAGCTTGTGCGTGAAGCCAGCCAGAGACTTTTTCAGGCGGATCCTGAACTGTTGCTACCCGGCGGCAATGCTTATACAACCCGTCGCTTAGCTGCCTGTCTGAGGGACATGGATTATTTCCTTCGCTATGCCAGCTACTCATTAATTGCCGGCGACAGCACCATCCTCAACGAGAGGGTTCTGAACGGACTGGACGACACTTACAAGAGTCTTGGTGTTCCAACCGGACCGACCGTCAGGAGCATGGTGCTTCTGGCTGATGTTCTCTGTGAACGCCTTCTCAACGAGGGTGTTCGTCAAGATCGTTGCGCTCTTGTGCGTCAGCCTTTCGAACACATGGCCTCCGGTCTTGCCGCAAGCGACGTGCGTCAGCGCTGA